From the genome of Bubalus bubalis isolate 160015118507 breed Murrah chromosome 2, NDDB_SH_1, whole genome shotgun sequence, one region includes:
- the ATP6V1G2 gene encoding V-type proton ATPase subunit G 2 isoform X2 has product MPERSFLLPPGKARRLKQAKEEAQMEVDQYRREREQEFQSKQQAAMGSQGNLSAEVEQATRRQVQGMQSSQQRNRERVLAQLLGMVCDVRPQVHPNYRIAA; this is encoded by the exons ATGCCAGAAAGA TCCTTTCTTCTGCCTCCAGGGAAAGCCCGGCGTCTGAAGCAGGCAAAGGAGGAGGCACAAATGGAAGTGGACCAGTACcgcagagagagagagcaagaattCCAGAGCAAGCAGCAGGCA GCCATGGGCTCCCAAGGGAACTTGTCAGCTGAGGTGGAGCAGGCTACAAGGCGCCAGGTGCAGGGCATGCAGAGCTCCCAGCAGAGAAACCGCGAACGTGTCCTGGCCCAGCTTCTCGGCATGGTCTGCGACGTCAGGCCCCAGGTCCACCCCAACTACCGGATTGCTGCCTAG
- the ATP6V1G2 gene encoding V-type proton ATPase subunit G 2 isoform X1 — protein sequence MASQSQGIQQLLQAEKRAAEKVADARKRKARRLKQAKEEAQMEVDQYRREREQEFQSKQQAAMGSQGNLSAEVEQATRRQVQGMQSSQQRNRERVLAQLLGMVCDVRPQVHPNYRIAA from the exons ATGGCCAGTCAATCCCAGGGTATCCAGCAGCTCCTGCAAGCCGAGAAGCGGGCGGCTGAGAAGGTGGCAGATGCCAGAAAGA GGAAAGCCCGGCGTCTGAAGCAGGCAAAGGAGGAGGCACAAATGGAAGTGGACCAGTACcgcagagagagagagcaagaattCCAGAGCAAGCAGCAGGCA GCCATGGGCTCCCAAGGGAACTTGTCAGCTGAGGTGGAGCAGGCTACAAGGCGCCAGGTGCAGGGCATGCAGAGCTCCCAGCAGAGAAACCGCGAACGTGTCCTGGCCCAGCTTCTCGGCATGGTCTGCGACGTCAGGCCCCAGGTCCACCCCAACTACCGGATTGCTGCCTAG